In the genome of Xenopus laevis strain J_2021 chromosome 1S, Xenopus_laevis_v10.1, whole genome shotgun sequence, one region contains:
- the f2r.S gene encoding proteinase-activated receptor 1-like has protein sequence MEPRVLLLLSLLGVMGSLCLANSDSLPKGAHSKNMTIKTFRIFDVDSESEFEEIPWDELEQSGEGSGDEVPVLTRSARKPIQRNITKEAEQYLSSHWLTKFVPSLYTVVFIVGLPLNLLAVIIFLFKMKVRKPAVVYMLNLAIADVFFVSVLPFKVAYHLSGNDWLFGPGMCRIVTATFYCNMYCSVLLIASISVDRFLAVVYPMHSLSWRTMSRAHLACSLIWVISIASTVPLLMTEQTQKIPGLDITTCHDVLDLKDLKEFYIYYFSIFCLLFFFLPFIITTVCYIRIIRSLSSSSIKNSCKKTRALFLTVVVLCVFIICFGPTNAIFLAHYLQEANESLYFAYILSACVGSVSCCLDPLIYYYASSQCQRYLYSLLCCRKVAEPGSSSGHLTSTDMKNDTCSTNVKNSIYKKLLV, from the coding sequence gtGCTCATTCTAAGAATATGACCATAAAAACCTTCAGAATCTTTGACGTCGACAGTGAAAGTGAGTTTGAAGAGATTCCTTGGGATGAACTCGAGCAGTCGGGAGAAGGTTCAGGAGACGAGGTCCCAGTATTGACTCGTAGTGCAAGGAAGCCAATCCAGAGGAACATCACCAAAGAGGCAGAACAATATCTCTCCAGTCATTGGCTGACAAAGTTTGTTCCATCCCTGTACACTGTTGTGTTTATTGTGGGCCTGCCTCTGAATCTGTTGGCAGTCATCATATTCCTGTTCAAGATGAAAGTCAGAAAACCGGCAGTGGTCTACATGCTGAACCTGGCCATCGCCGATGTGTTCTTTGTTAGTGTGTTGCCTTTCAAAGTAGCCTACCATCTGTCTGGGAACGACTGGCTGTTTGGGCCTGGAATGTGTCGCATTGTCACTGCCACTTTCTACTGCAACATGTACTGTTCTGTCCTGCTCATTGCCAGCATCAGTGTGGACAGGTTCTTGGCAGTGGTTTATCCCATGCACTCCCTTTCATGGCGCACAATGAGCCGTGCCCATTTGGCCTGTAGTCTCATTTGGGTGATATCCATAGCGAGCACTGTACCGCTTCTCATGACCGAGCAAACTCAGAAGATTCCTGGGCTGGATATTACCACCTGTCATGATGTTTTAGATTTGAAAGACCTCAAAGAGTTTTATATCTACTATTTCTCCATTTTCTGCTTGCTTTTCTTCTTCTTGCCGTTTATTATCACCACTGTCTGCTACATTAGGATCATCAGAAGTTTGAGTTCCTCCAGCATCAAGAACAGTTGTAAGAAGACAAGAGCCCTGTTCTTGACTGTGGTTGTGCTGTGtgtttttatcatttgttttggGCCAACCAATGCCATCTTTCTGGCCCATTACTTACAAGAAGCCAACGAATCTCTATATTTTGCCTACATCCTGAGTGCCTGTGTTGGCAGTGTCAGTTGTTGCCTTGATCCCCTCATTTACTACTATGCCTCGTCACAGTGCCAGAGGTACTTGTACAGTTTGCTGTGCTGTAGGAAGGTTGCTGAGCCTGGAAGCAGCAGTGGACATTTAACGAGCACCGACATGAAAAACGACACCTGCTCCACAAATGTGAAAAACAGCATTTACAAGAAGCTATTGGTGTAA